The Amphiprion ocellaris isolate individual 3 ecotype Okinawa chromosome 12, ASM2253959v1, whole genome shotgun sequence region GGGTGCTGCTGGATCAGCTTCAATTCTCTTTAGCATTGATTCTCCAAATCTCTGGAGCTCTGGAGGGAAAAACAGCATTCTCCCAAAGATTAGGTGATGGTGGTGGAAAATTCTGACTAACATATCGGTCTAAAATGTCCCACAGATGTTCAGTTGGGTTGAGATGTGAGAACTGCGAAGGTCATAACGTATGACTCACTTCTATTTCATCAAACTACTTGGTGATCCTTTGTGCCATTTGGACGGAGGCATCGTCATCCAACATTTCTATCCCACCATGATGGAAATGTTCGATCACAATGTAAAGGTGGTCACGCAGAACAACTTCGTATTGATTTGCACTGACCCTTCCTGCCAGAAAAATGCCACCCACAACATAACGGAGCCAACAGGTTTCACTGTAGGGGTCAAGGGTTCAGGATTTTTCTTGAGTTTGTCCCGTTTGTACATGAACAAGCAGCAACACTCTTCACCGCTGCTCATTTCTCAGCAGTGGCTCTTTATGCTCAGCAGACTGGACAGATTGGGAGCGTTTTAGCACTTCTGAAGAGCTGCCCACTCAGCTTTCTGATTCAGACACGTCttactcatgtttttttttttcagaagtcAGTGTGTGTGGGGCTGACAAGGGAGACAAAGTTTATGTGTACTGATTATGTAAATACTCTGCAGCAACTCCTGTGTTGACTCGTCAAAGGGCGAGGAGTCATGTGAGGCTGATGGCCATCAGGTTACACAACCTCTGTCTGTTGTAACACCAGTCAAAACTTAACTGTTAAGCTGCAGGGATTTAGCTGCTAGATGATACTGCAAAGTGAATGTAGTTGATGACCAAAttgagaaaatgtatttaatcatACATGCAtcaattttgtgtttgatgtcacattttttttgtctatttcatCCTGCAAGGATGCCCCTGTATTATCTTTAGTACATGCGGACATGAAAACccactgaaatatttcataGAAAGTGTTCTTTAATAGTATTTTTGTAGACAGTCCTGCAAAGATACACACGGACAAGTAAATATACAAGTACTACAGCATCAGTATAGGATCCTCGTGACGATACTGTTGATTGTGATTCTCATTTCGCTAGTGTACGCGTTTACATGAGTGTAGGGTTATTGATCTTGCCCATGAAGAGGATGCTCCTTGCGGACCTCTCCATGATAAAAACCAAGAAGGGCCGGTTAATTCTGACTGATGGTGGCGCACTCACTGGGACTACCTGAATGATGGTGACGGCTGCTGCCTCTGTTCCCATCTCGGTGACACTCAGCGAAGTCTTGTGGGAAACCTgtggaaaacaaagcaaagggAGATCAGTGCTAATTTGTTGTTGTTCCATAAAAATCTCCCTATAAAAATGAACCCCTACCTTTGAGACTTtgatcttggtctcatctgataTCCCAGAGAAATCAGCATTGTCCTCAAAAGCTTTGGTTATGCCCATTTCTTTCAATGTGTCTCCCAGGGAGGCATCAGCAGAGATGGAAAATTTTGGCAAATACAAGAGAATATAGCTGAAAAAACAAGGAACATTATTAGTGTCAGACAGTGAAATTCCTGCATCTGTCTTTAAGTTAAACCATGAACACATTCAAGCAGATTAAATTTATCTGACCCAGTCAACACTTCCTCAATCATTACAAGAAGTACATTGCTCACTCTGTCTACAACACTGTATCTACAACCAGGTAGCTGAATTCCAAAGTAAATGTGATTCCTCTTACTGCTTGGAGACTGAGTTTCGCCAGTGCCTGAGGTGTTCCATGCTGATGTATCCCTCCACCTCCTTCATGTTGCCTTCATCAGGCCGAACGATCATCATGGAGGTGGTTCCTTTGTACGGCAGCATGATGATGGTAGTGTGGTTATCAGCATCATGGTAGATGTTGTAGTATCCTTTTCCTGTCATCATGTCCACTTGAACTTTGGTGGTGTCGTCCACATGGAAGTCTGCCTTGTGTGTCATGAATTCGATGAAGGGCTCCTCCCATTGTCCTGTatgagacagtggagagggGATGATGACAGTAATGTAAATATGTCAGAACAAATTATATTGCAGTTTGCTTCCCAACCTTTAAGCATCATGTTCAGGTCATTCCAGCTGActtatttttcatgtgtttgtgtcctACGCTCGGTAAACTACACATTAAGGCACAGACTTTCAACTTGCTTCTTACCTTTAaagtagacatagttaatgagCATCATAACCATGTCCTGGTCCAAGTCCTTCACCATATCTTTGATTCTGTCATGGGTTTTATTACTAATGTATGCGTTGATCTCGGCTATAGCCTCAGCAGGTTTGGCTAAGTCAACATTGAAGATGTCGCCGGAGTAGTAATGTTTGATTTCTTTCAAGAAATTCTCCAAAGGATTGAAACCAGTGCGCACTGCGACAGCATTACCAACATCCAGCTTctggttctcctggctgtggtcaaGCATGTGGAAAAGATGCTGGAAGGCTTCATTGACCTGACTCTGGTTTAAGGTGCCATAGCCCAAAGTGGAGAACAGCTGGCTGTGGGTGTCACCACCAGCCCCTGTAGACAGCATGGACAGGGCGGTGGAGATGCCCAGTGGTGAGTAAAAGATGTTCTTTCCAGCCTCAGGCTTGGCATTCAGGTTTTTGTACAGGGCAAAGGCAAACTCAGCATTGGGATGGGACAGCTTGTGGCAGCTCATCTGGTCCTCATGGCTGTGTTCAGAGCCATGATTGTGGTAGTGCTGGTGGTGGTCTGCCCAGGCTCCAGACAGCAGCAGTGCTGCCAGGACACAATTAGCAAAGATCCCACGCATCTTTACAGCCTGttaatatgaaaagaaaaaccagAAATGAACTGTAATTAGAGTTTAACCATGATAAATTAAAAGCAAGCTAAGTACAGAGTGAAATAAATTTAGAATAAATTTTAGAATGTTGTATGTAATGAGAATAATAAGAGAAGCAGTCCCTGAAATCTCACatgttaacagtaaaataaaacacagaagctACAATCTAAACTGTGATTTACTTCTCAGATTTAAGTCCAAGTGGTTAGAATTTATACAAACATTCAGCATATTTCAATGATGTTGATGCTTACCGATAAGGTCCTCTTTGGTGCAGGTTGGCAGAAACTTCATCATTATATCAAGCAGGCCAAAGAGAGTCAACTGACAGTTTCTGTTAAACATTAATGAGGATGAGCCTTTCCTGTCTGATGCCAACTTCTGACTGGCCTTCACCCATACAACACAACTCAATCAACACAACCAGGGCAAAGACCTGTGAATGAGTCATATTTGTAGTGAGAAGGTTGTATACAGTCATCATATAAGTACAAAAACATTTGA contains the following coding sequences:
- the LOC111586982 gene encoding alpha-1-antitrypsin homolog gives rise to the protein MRGIFANCVLAALLLSGAWADHHQHYHNHGSEHSHEDQMSCHKLSHPNAEFAFALYKNLNAKPEAGKNIFYSPLGISTALSMLSTGAGGDTHSQLFSTLGYGTLNQSQVNEAFQHLFHMLDHSQENQKLDVGNAVAVRTGFNPLENFLKEIKHYYSGDIFNVDLAKPAEAIAEINAYISNKTHDRIKDMVKDLDQDMVMMLINYVYFKGQWEEPFIEFMTHKADFHVDDTTKVQVDMMTGKGYYNIYHDADNHTTIIMLPYKGTTSMMIVRPDEGNMKEVEGYISMEHLRHWRNSVSKHYILLYLPKFSISADASLGDTLKEMGITKAFEDNADFSGISDETKIKVSKVSHKTSLSVTEMGTEAAAVTIIQVVPVSAPPSVRINRPFLVFIMERSARSILFMGKINNPTLM